TAAAAGTGCACGCATTTCTGATTGAGCATTAATCGCCATTTTTTCTATATATTGTAATTGTTCTTTAAAGGTAGTTTCACCAAGTTCATTGATCGCAGAAATCATCATCGAAATCGCAAATAATTGTTGGCTAACTGAGTCATGTAATTCCCTTGCTAATCTATGTCGCTCTTTCGTAACGACATCTTCAATTGTCTGAGATTCAATTAATTTCTTTTCATCTACTAATTTTTGAACAGTCTTCCTTGAATCTTCAATTTGCTTAGATATTTTTTGAAGTTGTAATTCAATTTCGTTATCAATTGACCGAATTGAATTCGCTGATTCTTTATGATAAATTCCATTTTCTGCCTTTACTATACCTTTTAGTAAAGCTTTTTCATTATGACGAATCGTGCTTAAAACAGCTGTACTATAAACAATTGATATAATTATGATTGCTACTAATAATATTAATAATAAAGAAAAATTTCCAATTTTATACAAAAACAATTTATCAAGGAAAGTATGATCAATGAAATAATAAACAACGCCACAGATTAAAATACTGGATGTAAATGCAGCAAGACAGATTGATAAAAAGATACCTTTATCAATTTTCATTTATTTGTCACCTCAATATTTCCGATTGCTAAAGAAGTGACAATTTTTAACTTTCTTGAAGCTTCTTTATAATCATTAGAAGTGAACTTACAATTCTTGTTAAACCCGTTCAATTTATTTTTAAGGATATTAATTTTTCCATATAAAGTAGAATGTTGGATTGAGACTTCTAAATCATACGGCACATACAATGTAATGTTACCGATGATTCCATTTAATACCAACACTGTCTCTCCTTCAGGAATAAATGACTCAGAAAGATCGATTATGACATCTCCAATTCCAAAATAATAATTTACATCTTCTAATTCAAATGAATCATTCTTTAGATGAATATTTGTGAAAAAACGATTTGAAATAAGAGAATTTGTTTCAAAGACACCTGTATTCGTTGTTTCAACTATATTTGGTATAATGACTTTTGCATTAAATTTAGAATTAACGAATATTAAATATCCAACATAAATCACAATAAAGGATAGTACTCCTAAGATCGATTTCAATTGAAATACATTACTAATAAATAAAATGATTCCTCCAAAAAACGCGATATTCGCAGAAGTAGAAGGGTAAACTTTACGTTTTTTTGCCCCGTACTGAAACAAATAAATACCTACTCCAGCTGCGATTATTGCAAAAGGATTTAAAAATAGATCAAATAATAATCCTATGCCTGCAATTATGAATAATAATCCTGTTAATTCATTGCTAGACAATCGTCTAAATCGCTTCATATAGCTCTCCTCTATTCACCTAAACTAGCTTGTTAATAGCAATCGAAAGCTTTTGTTATTAACTATTCTACTATGTAGTTTATCTATTTTTTGAGGGTTTTGATACAAACTTAAGTATTGTCTTATCTCGGTCTTAAGACTGAGATTTTTTTGAGGAATTATGTAAGTAATTTTGGACTCGTTATGAGTAAGGTAAGCGCGGATTTTTGTCTTTTTACTTACTCATGAACATCTTATGAGTTACTAAATCCCGGTTTCTTGCCTTTTTCCTTACTAATGAACCTCTTATGAGTCACTAAATCACGCTTTCTTACATTTGTACTTCCTCATAAACCCCATTATAGTCACTAAATTTCAAAAGAAAAAGAAGAGTATAAATACTCTTCTCTCTTACTTATAAGACTTAGTATTCATCATTTTACTAATTTTTTTCCACTTATCTCTTTCTTGTCTAGCTAGTGATGCGTCTTGTTTACGTTCTGCATACGCTAGTTCTCTCATTAATTTACGATAGCTTGTGAGTCTTTGCTGATCTAGTTCGCCGTTTTCGATTGCTCGGTTGACCGCACATCCTGGTTCGTTTGCATGTGTACAGTCAGAGAATTTACATGATTTTGCTAATTCTTCGACATCTGTAAATGTCGAGCTTATATGTTCTTCTCCACCCCAAAGTTGTAATTCTCGCATACCTGGTGTATCGATGACCATTCCGCCAGATGGTAGGAAAAATAATTCGCGGTGTGTTGTTGTGTGTTTACCACGATCGTCACCTTCACGTACGTCCTGTGTTATTTGAATTACTTCACCGATTAGCGCGTTTAATAATGTAGATTTACCAACACCTGAAGAACCAAGTAAAGAAACAGTCTTCCCTTCTGAAATGAGCTGTTTCAGTTCTTCAATCCCTTCTCCATTTGTACTATTTACAGAATAAATCGGTACACCAAATGCAATCTCTTCAACTGCTGCAATTTTGGTTGGTAAGTCAGTGCATAAATCTTTTTTTGTTAAAACAATAATTGGATTTGCTCCACTATCATAGGCAACTAGTAAATAACGTTCTAATCTTCTTATATTAAAATCGTTATTTAATGCCATTACTAAAAACACGTAATCTATATTAGCAGCTACTATTTGTTCTTCAGTTTTTTCTCCTGCAGATTGCCTTGAGAATTGACTTATTCTCGGCAATACCTTTTGGATAATTGCTTTGTTTTCACCTTTTAATGGTTCGATTACAACCCAATCTCCAACGGATGGATAATCACTTTTTACTTTTGCTTGGAATTGAAATTTCCCAGAAACTTCACCAGTTAGTTCAGTTTCTCCATCATGCAATTTATAAATTTGTCTTTGTTCTGAAATTACTCTTGCAACTACAGTATTTTGATCCTTTTCTCCGAACGTTTCGTTCCAACCTAATTGTTTTAAATTCATTTTGTCCTCCAATTATATAAGGACAATAATGAAGATTTACTCCATTTTTTGTCCTCTATTATTTACCCTCTTCTGAACTAAATTAATTAACTTTCCCATATTCATCACTCCGTTTCATATATAGTACTTTTAGTATATCCAAATTTTAGAAAATCGTCCATATGAATTGATTGAATATTAAAAAAGGACAAAACATTCTATTTTTATTTCGACATATTTTGACAATTCCCATTCTTTTGTTTAATTAAACTTTTATAATATTAAAGTAAAAAATAATAAAAACCCTTGAAATATTTCAAAAACTTATTATTATTTAAATATAGGTCTTTTTGTTTAGACTGTACTAATACAGGTCAATCGACAAAGTCTAAAAATACTAGTTTAATAAGAAAAATCAGTATTGCAAGATTTGTCTGACAATATAAAAAACTTTACAGAAATACGCTATTGTGTGTTATACTAAAATAGTAAATTGGTCCCAAGTTTTTTTGCGGATCTAGATAAAAAATTTAGTAGCATTGTTCTGTTGAAAAAAGTTAGAAATTTTTTTTAACTCAAATTGTCGAAATTTGTTGAATTCGGAAATTATTTTTTATAGTAAATTGACAGAATAGTATATGAATTGACGACAATAAATATTCATACAGAAAATTACACAAAATAGCACTAATGAGGGAGGAATTTTGAATGAGCGTAGCAGCAAAACAAAACGTTTCATCAAACGAGCAAAATCAAAAAACGAAACACCCACCTGGCCTTTACTTACTTTTTGCAACTGAGGCTTGGGAGCGCTTTAGTTATTATGGAATGCGTGCACTTTTAGTTCTTTACTTAACAACTTCAGTAGTTCAAGGTGGACTAGGATTTAAAGATGCTTGGGCACTACAACTTTATGGATTATTTACTGGATTAGTATATTTCACTCCAATCATTGGTGGTTGGATTACAGATAATTTCCTTGCAAAGCGTGCTGCGATAACACTTGGTGGTATTATTATGGCAGCTGGTAATATCGCATTATTCGGTATTCATTCTTCAACAGGTTTATATCTTGGTTTAATTTTAATGATTATCGGTAATGGTTTCTTCAAGCCAAACATTTCAACAATTGTTGGTGAACTTTATGAAGGAGATGACCCACGTCGTGATGGTGCATTCACAATCTTCTACATGGGTATCAACTTAGGTGCATTCTTTGCTCCACTTGTTACTGGTTACTTAGCACAAACTTTATTTATGTCAAAAAATGCTGCTGGCGATGATTTATTCGGTTACCGTTATGGTTTCTTAGCAGCTGCAATCGGTATGATTATTGGTCAAATTATTTTCAACTTATTAGCATCAAAATATCTTGGTGACTTAGGTACAAAACCTAATGCAAAAGTTGTGAAAGAGGGTAACAGCGCTTCAGTTAAGGATATCCCTCTTACTAAAAAAGAAAAACAACGTACTACTGTTATCTTTATCTTAGCTGCATTCGTAGTATTTTTCTGGGCTGGATTTGAACAAGCTGGTTCATCATTAACACTTTATACTGAGCGTTTCTTAGATCTTAAAGTTGGAAGCTTCAATGTACCATCTGCATGGTTCCAATCTGTTAACCCATTATTCATTATGCTTTTCGCTCCTGTTCTTTCTATGATCTGGATTAAAATGGCAAGAAATGGTAAAAACATTAGCGTTCCTGCGAAAATGGCAATGGGTCTTATCCTATTAGGTGTTGGTTTCGCATTCACAATTATGGCAGTTATGAAAACAGGTTCTGATCCAAATCATATTACTGTAAAAGCAAACATGTTATTCATGGTTATGACATATTTCTTCCATACAATTGCTGAATTAGTACTTTCACCAGTTGGGTTATCAGCAGTATCTCGTTATGCACCTGCTAAACTTGCTTCATTATTAATGGGTGTATGGTTATCATCAAGTTTCATTGCAAACTTAGTTGGTGGTCAATTAGCTGCATTTACAACAACTCTTGGAATGTTACAAGTATTCTTAGCAGTAGGTGGAGCAGCAATCGTTGCAGGTTTAATCTTACTTGCTTTATCACCAAAACTTGCAAAAATGTTAGACTAATTACAAAATTAAAAGAACTCGATATGATCGAGTTCTTTTTTTATTTCTGCATTTTTATTTGCCAGTACTTCCAAAACCACTAACTCGTTCTTCCCCTGCGAAATCATCATCAGCTAATAAGAACTTTTGGAAAACAGCTTGTCCAATTCTCTCACCTTTTTGAATGATCACAGGCTCCTTCGAAACATTTATTAATTGCATCATGATATGGCCATCGTTTGAAGGATTGCTATAGTAGTCTGAATCAATAACCCCTACCCCATTTCCTTTCATTAAACCTTTCTTTAACGGTGTAGACGAGCGTACAAATAATGCTAAAAATTCGTCTTTTTGCATATACGCTTTTAATCCTGTACCAACAAGTTTGATCTCGTTTGGATTTATAATTGTCTCTTCAATACATTCGATATCATATCCAGCTGCATGAGTAGTTGCTCTTTTTGGTAGATTCACTCCACAATTTTCGAATCCTTTTGCTATTTCAAAACCTCTTATTTTTTCCAAAACTTTCACCCTTTACCATTTAATCCATTTCTAGTGTAACATAGATATTTTCATAATGATAAAATTATTATAGAACGTAAAAAAGAGGCTGTCTTTCTAAACAGACAGCCTCTTACAAATTATTGACTAATTTTATAATAATCTTGAGTGTTATATTGTCTAAATCCACAATCGATATATAATTTCTTCGCGTTACTATTTTCTAGGGCAACTTCTAAATGAATTTCGTTTCCAATCTCGTTTTCTTTTTGAATGGTTTGGAGTAATGCATTTTTTCCATATCCCCTACCTTGGTATTCTGGAAGTATTGCAAATCCATAAATCCAACTCTCATTATTTTCTCGTAGCAAACTCATTTTACCAATTTTTTCATCATTTACTTCTATTATAAATAAATCACGATCTGGTTCATTTAAAATACGTTGATTGTACTTCTTTGCATCACTATTTTCAAATCCAAAACATACAACATCTAAATTTGAAATAAATGCGAAATCTAATTGCTCTGCTTTCGTGAATTTAACGATTGGTGTAAATTCTTTTACCACTTGGTTTTTCCAAACCATTTGATATTCAGAAAATGAATAGTTACATTTATTTTGATTTCGAATAAATCCTTTCGCTGATGCTGAAGCTTCAGGAGCATTTAATAAAATGGTAGTGGTAGGAGCTATTGAATTAAGTGCTTCATTTAACAAACTAGAAAAAATTCCTTTTCGTCGATAATCTGGATGAACCATACCGCAGATTTCAACTTTTTCTCCAAAGTAGTAAGTCGCTAAAAATCCAACTAATTGATTTTCTTCATAGTGAAAGAAATCTTCTTTTATATCTTTTCTTCGATTTCTTAACATTTCCCAGTTTAACTTTAAAGTTATTTCATCAAATTTTTCACATGTTTCTTGTAGTATGTTAATTTCGTTTAATTGTTTTTCTGTCATCATATTTTCCACCTTCTTACACTACTTCGCTTAGTCCCTTTAGAGTTATTCAGCAAAAAAGCATTTCTTCCTTTATTGAGATTCCATTAATCGAAATCAATTACTATTTATTTCTTCAAGAAGTAGATCAAGTGCATAACTTTGATTCGATGATTTCATTTTGGTAATGAAAAAGTCCTTTTTAGTTTGAAGTTCTTCTATTGATTCTTGAAGTGATTTTTTCGTTAAATCCTCTTCTTCCAGCATTAATGCAAAGCCTTTTTCTTTAAAAGAATTTGCATTTACTATTTGGTCTCCCCTACTTTGATTTTTCGTAAGTGGGATGATTAACATCGGTTTATGTAACGCTAAAAATTCAAATATAGCATTTGACCCACCTCTTGTGAGAATCATTTGAGATGCGGCCAATACATCTGCTAGCTCGTCGTGTACATATTCAAATTGCTTATATCCTTGAATATTTTTTAAACTTTCATCAACATTTCCTTTTCCACATAGATGGACAATCTGGTACTTTTTCGTTAGATCTTGTAATGATTCTCTAACAGTTTCATTGATTTTTTTTGCTCCTAAACTTCCACCCATAATTGTTAATATTGGTATATAGCTTTTAAAATTAAGGAATTGTAAGCCCTTTTGCCTTGAGCCATTTAATAGTTCTTTTCTTATAGGTGAACCAATAACTGTTGTTTTATTTTTTGGAAAATAATTTTTTGCTTCTTCAAATGACGTAAAAATTTTTGTAGCAAATCGCTGAGAAATTTTATTTGCAAGTCCTGGGGTCATATCACTTTCATGAATAAAAATTGGAATTTTCAATGTGCTAGCAGCAATGATTACTGGTACAGAAACAAAGCCACCCTTTGAAAAAACTAAACTTGGCTTAATTTTTTTTAATACTTTTCTGGCGTCAAGACAGCCTTTTATTACTCGAAACAGGTCAATAATATTTTCAAAATCTATATATCGTCTTAATTTTCCGCTTGAAATCCCGTAATAAGGTAATTCAATTTTATTTATTAGTTCCTTTTCAATTCCTTTTTTTGATCCAATATAATGGATATCCCAATCATTTTTATTTAATTCATTTATAATGGCGATATTTGGTGTTACATGCCCCGCAGAGCCCCCACCGGTAAATACTATTGTTTTCTTAGACATATTAACTCCAATCTATTTTCTTTTTCAATTCCCAAATTTTTAAAGTCCATACTGGGACCAAAATAGCCTACTATAATATTTTAATCTCCCAAAAATTTTAACTCTCTATTTTTTCTCAATTTTATATCTTTATGTACCTTCATAGCTAAAAAATGCATAATTAGGCAAAGTATTCCCTTCATAAATTCACCAAATCAGAGTGTATTTCCTTTAAAAAGTAAAAATGCATTACTTCTTTTTTTAGAAGTAATGCATTTTCTCTGTTGTAAAATATGTGTACCTTACACCATGTTCACTGGCTAAATGTATCGAATGGATAGCGACTTCGCTCCAAAATCAATAAAATAAATCAAACGAGCCTATCTTTTATCGTTAGGATCTACTTCAAACCATTCAGACATCGATAAGTTGGTAGTAGAGTCTTCCCAATCATCAATTGATAAATCAGAAAAATCCGTTTCTAATAATTGTTCAGATGTCTTCTTTTCATTAGAGACGTTACCATGATTGTTATGTTGGTGTTGTTCTTCATTATGATTTGTAAAATCATAAGTTAATTCCGAATAATTTTTTTCATTAAAACTAGTTAATCCAGTTACTAGACCGCTCGATTTACTTTCGTCCATTGTACTTGCAGAATACTGGTTTATATTTTCTATATTTTGATTATTATACTTTTTCCTATTAGCTACTCTTGAGTTATGCTGCTTTTCCTCAAAAAGGTCTTGATGCTCTTGTTGTTGATGGTCTTCATGCTTATGATGTTCATGATTTTCATGATGCTCTTTATGACCTTCGTGCTTTGGTTCAAAAATACTTGCTGAAAATTCCTCCACATTATGTATTAGATTTTCAGCCCAATTAGGATGATCAGGATGGTGTTCATGACCTTTTTGATGCTTTTGATGTCTGTTTTGCTCATCATGTTCATGATGCTCGTTATGCTGGTGATTTCCTTTATTATGATCTATATTGTGATGTGAGTTTAATTCATTTTCACTGTTAATCATGGATAGTGTAGTTTTTAATTCTTTTTCTATATTCACAATTTGATGGTCAAAATTATGTAATTGCTTTTTAATTTCTTCCATATGAGACTCTATTTCATCTATTCTTTTGTTAACCTTATGCAAATTTTTTTGATGTTCATTTTTTTTCAAATCAAATTGCTCTAATAATTTATCAAATGAAAGATCCATTTTTCTCACCTATTTCGTTTTTTAATATTATGTGTAAATCCACTGTATCCAAATCCTATTTAATGTAAAATTAACATTAATCGTAGTTGAATTTGTAAAATACAAAAGGGACTCCTTTTAGAAGTCCCAATTAGAAACAGTATCATTCATATAATTTAAATAAAATTTTACCAGTAATAACCGTTACATCGTTCTGATTCTTTGCATTTACTTTAAAATGTAGTATATTTTCATCGACTTTATCAAGTGTTGAATTCAATGTGATGACATCATTTAGGAATACCATATTTTTGAATCTTATAGAGTAATTTTCAATAAAGCCAACTTCTAAAAAATCTGAAAAAAGCTTTGCTAAATTACCCATTGTCCACATGCCATGTGCAATAATTCCAGGTAAACCAGCCTTCTTTGCTTCCTCATCAATTGTATGAATAGGATTATAATCCCCTGATGCTCCTGCGTATTTTATTAAATCAATTCGAGATACTGGTTCAAGTACGACAGGTTTCATCGAGTCGCCAATTTGTAAATCTAATAATACCGTCATACCGTTAACACCTTCCTAACCTCTTCAGTTATAATAACAACTGATTTAGTCGTAAAAATAATATTGCCTGCTTGATCTTCTCCGTTATCTGACAGTACTAGAAACCCCATAAAGCCATGTCCACCACGTTTTTCATAATAGTCTTTTATCTCTGTATAACAATTAATGGTTTCACCAATTAAAAGTGGCCTTTTATATTCAAATGTTTGCTCACCATGAATTAGCCCAACATTAGGTAGGTTAAAATTCTCTATCTTCCCATAGTCAAATACTCTAGGAAATGTTGTTGGAGCAATATTTTGTCCATATCTAGATTGTTTTCCGTATTCTTCATCAACATAAATCGGATGTAAATCCCCAATTGCTTCAGCAAATTTTTTCACAGCACTACTTTCTACAGTATTTTTTACTGATTTAGAGCGTTTACCAATAAACGATTTAAACATTAAATTCACCTCATTTTTTAAGCTTTAGGTCCACCTGCAACATATAAAACTTGCCCATTTACATAGGAAGACTTTTCATCAGCAAAGAAAGCAACTGCATTTGCAATATCCTCTGGTTTACCTGTTCTTCCTGCTGGTATCTGACTTAAACTTGCCTCAACAAGCTGCTCAAAAGTAATACCGATTCGATTTGCTGTTTCCTTCGTCATTTCAGTTTCGATAAACCCTGGTGCTACAGCGTTAGAAGTGATTCCATATTTACCAAGTTCAATTGCAAGGGTTTTCGTTAGACCTTGCAAACCAGCTTTTGCAGTTGCATAGTTTGATTGACCACGGTTCCCAAGCGCCGATGTTGAAGAAATATTAATGATTCTTCCATATTTTTGTTTTACCATAAAGGCTTGTGCAGCACGTACAACATTAAAAGAACCTTTTAAGTGAACATCCATAACAGTATCCCAATCTGAATCTGTCATTTTAAATAATAAATTATCGCGAATAACACCGGCATTATTGACTACAATATCTATTGAACCAAATGTATCATGTACTTCTTTCATAGCAGCTTCAACTTCATTGGAATTTGTAACGTTTGCAACTTTAGTGTATATTTCATACTGCTTAAATTCTGAAGCAGTGTGTGAAAGTGCTTCTTCGTTCACGTCAATAATCGCTACTTTTGCTCCTTCTTTTGCAAATAATTCGACAATTCCCTTGCCGATTCCTCTACTACCACCTGTTACAAAGGCTACTCTACCTTCAAATCTTCCGACCATATATCTCTCTCCCATCTTTTAAACGTATTGTCCTAATTTAACATGTCCTTTTAGTAAATTACGTGAAATAATTAAGCGTTGAATTTCATCAGTTCCGTCGTATATTCTCCATAATCTTGCTTCACGGTACCATCTTTCAATTGGTAGTTCTTTTGTATATCCGATTCCACCATGAATTTGAAGGACGCGGTCAACAACTCGATTTCCCATATTCGAACCATATAGTTTCGCCATTGATGCTAAATGTCTATTGTCTTCTCCTTGATCGAGTGTATATGCTGCATTTAACACGAGCCATTTGGCAGCTTCTATTTCAACAGCCGAATCCGCTATTTGCCATTGTATAGCTTGTCGTTCGGCAATTGGTTTTCCGAATGTTTCCCTTTCTTTTGAATAGTCAATAGCCATTTGTAATAAACGTTCAGCTGCTCCAACTGCTGTGGCCCCAACAATCCATCTTGCAAATCCAATCCATTCAAGTCCTAAATTGTAGCCACCATTTAATTCACCTAAAATATTTTCTTCAGGCACACGGACATTATCAAATACTAAACCAGCTGGTCCCCATTCGCCCATAGTATGGATAAATTCGGATTTCCAACCCATTTCCCGGTCGACTATAAAACAAGTTACCCCATCTCTTCCACCAGTTTTTTGATGTCTTTCTTTGTCCGTAATTGCAATGACCATTACAAAATCCGCTTCATTTCCTCCTGTAATAAATGTTTTCTCACCATTTAATACCCATTCATTCCCATCCCTTCTAGCGGTCATTTTAATGTTTTGAGTATCAGAGCCGGCATTCGGTTCGGTCATTGCAAAGCATGATTTTTTATCACCATTTATTGTAGGAATAAGGTATTTCTTTTTTTGTTCTTCGTTACAATAAAATAAAATATTATCCGCATAACCACCAAATTTAAAAGGAACGAATGTTTTTGAAATTTCCATATAAATAATTGCTAACATCATTTGGCCTAAATCAGCACCGCCATATTCAGTAGGTGTATTAATTCCCCAAAAACCAGCTTTTTTTGCTTTCAATTGAAGTTCCTTTTCAACTGCAGGATCTAAGCTTGGTCTACCTTCACGCTCATTTCTAAGTACTTCATTTTCTAAAGGGATTAATTCTTTTTCAACAAATTTTCGAATTGTTTTTTGAATCATTTTTTGTTCGTCAGTGAGGCGTAAATGCATTTAAGTTTCCCCCGTTTCGATCTGAATCAAAGTTTTTCATATCAAAAATTCATTATTTTCTAGGCTCTAAAATCACTTTTCCAACAGTTTTTCTTGATTGCATTATCGTATGGACATTGGCTGCTTCACTTAATGGAAATACCTCTCCAATCGTAATCTTTAATTTTCCTTCAGCTAAATA
This genomic interval from Gottfriedia acidiceleris contains the following:
- the rsgA gene encoding ribosome small subunit-dependent GTPase A, with the protein product MNLKQLGWNETFGEKDQNTVVARVISEQRQIYKLHDGETELTGEVSGKFQFQAKVKSDYPSVGDWVVIEPLKGENKAIIQKVLPRISQFSRQSAGEKTEEQIVAANIDYVFLVMALNNDFNIRRLERYLLVAYDSGANPIIVLTKKDLCTDLPTKIAAVEEIAFGVPIYSVNSTNGEGIEELKQLISEGKTVSLLGSSGVGKSTLLNALIGEVIQITQDVREGDDRGKHTTTHRELFFLPSGGMVIDTPGMRELQLWGGEEHISSTFTDVEELAKSCKFSDCTHANEPGCAVNRAIENGELDQQRLTSYRKLMRELAYAERKQDASLARQERDKWKKISKMMNTKSYK
- a CDS encoding GNAT family N-acetyltransferase produces the protein MTEKQLNEINILQETCEKFDEITLKLNWEMLRNRRKDIKEDFFHYEENQLVGFLATYYFGEKVEICGMVHPDYRRKGIFSSLLNEALNSIAPTTTILLNAPEASASAKGFIRNQNKCNYSFSEYQMVWKNQVVKEFTPIVKFTKAEQLDFAFISNLDVVCFGFENSDAKKYNQRILNEPDRDLFIIEVNDEKIGKMSLLRENNESWIYGFAILPEYQGRGYGKNALLQTIQKENEIGNEIHLEVALENSNAKKLYIDCGFRQYNTQDYYKISQ
- a CDS encoding peptide MFS transporter, with the protein product MSVAAKQNVSSNEQNQKTKHPPGLYLLFATEAWERFSYYGMRALLVLYLTTSVVQGGLGFKDAWALQLYGLFTGLVYFTPIIGGWITDNFLAKRAAITLGGIIMAAGNIALFGIHSSTGLYLGLILMIIGNGFFKPNISTIVGELYEGDDPRRDGAFTIFYMGINLGAFFAPLVTGYLAQTLFMSKNAAGDDLFGYRYGFLAAAIGMIIGQIIFNLLASKYLGDLGTKPNAKVVKEGNSASVKDIPLTKKEKQRTTVIFILAAFVVFFWAGFEQAGSSLTLYTERFLDLKVGSFNVPSAWFQSVNPLFIMLFAPVLSMIWIKMARNGKNISVPAKMAMGLILLGVGFAFTIMAVMKTGSDPNHITVKANMLFMVMTYFFHTIAELVLSPVGLSAVSRYAPAKLASLLMGVWLSSSFIANLVGGQLAAFTTTLGMLQVFLAVGGAAIVAGLILLALSPKLAKMLD
- the fabG gene encoding 3-oxoacyl-ACP reductase FabG, with the protein product MVGRFEGRVAFVTGGSRGIGKGIVELFAKEGAKVAIIDVNEEALSHTASEFKQYEIYTKVANVTNSNEVEAAMKEVHDTFGSIDIVVNNAGVIRDNLLFKMTDSDWDTVMDVHLKGSFNVVRAAQAFMVKQKYGRIINISSTSALGNRGQSNYATAKAGLQGLTKTLAIELGKYGITSNAVAPGFIETEMTKETANRIGITFEQLVEASLSQIPAGRTGKPEDIANAVAFFADEKSSYVNGQVLYVAGGPKA
- a CDS encoding sensor histidine kinase, with product MKIDKGIFLSICLAAFTSSILICGVVYYFIDHTFLDKLFLYKIGNFSLLLILLVAIIIISIVYSTAVLSTIRHNEKALLKGIVKAENGIYHKESANSIRSIDNEIELQLQKISKQIEDSRKTVQKLVDEKKLIESQTIEDVVTKERHRLARELHDSVSQQLFAISMMISAINELGETTFKEQLQYIEKMAINAQSEMRALLLHLRPVQLEGKSLKEGVEKLLTELTNRQALQLKWKIDDITLSKGVEDHIFRIIQEALSNTLRHANAKTFEIRVRKIEDFVLVRMIDDGIGFDVENRKTGSYGLQSISERSSEIGGTAKIVSIPKRGTQIEVKVPVIE
- a CDS encoding MaoC family dehydratase N-terminal domain-containing protein, yielding MFKSFIGKRSKSVKNTVESSAVKKFAEAIGDLHPIYVDEEYGKQSRYGQNIAPTTFPRVFDYGKIENFNLPNVGLIHGEQTFEYKRPLLIGETINCYTEIKDYYEKRGGHGFMGFLVLSDNGEDQAGNIIFTTKSVVIITEEVRKVLTV
- a CDS encoding MaoC/PaaZ C-terminal domain-containing protein; this encodes MTVLLDLQIGDSMKPVVLEPVSRIDLIKYAGASGDYNPIHTIDEEAKKAGLPGIIAHGMWTMGNLAKLFSDFLEVGFIENYSIRFKNMVFLNDVITLNSTLDKVDENILHFKVNAKNQNDVTVITGKILFKLYE
- the liaF gene encoding cell wall-active antibiotics response protein LiaF, with amino-acid sequence MKRFRRLSSNELTGLLFIIAGIGLLFDLFLNPFAIIAAGVGIYLFQYGAKKRKVYPSTSANIAFFGGIILFISNVFQLKSILGVLSFIVIYVGYLIFVNSKFNAKVIIPNIVETTNTGVFETNSLISNRFFTNIHLKNDSFELEDVNYYFGIGDVIIDLSESFIPEGETVLVLNGIIGNITLYVPYDLEVSIQHSTLYGKINILKNKLNGFNKNCKFTSNDYKEASRKLKIVTSLAIGNIEVTNK
- a CDS encoding dCTP deaminase domain-containing protein, whose protein sequence is MEKIRGFEIAKGFENCGVNLPKRATTHAAGYDIECIEETIINPNEIKLVGTGLKAYMQKDEFLALFVRSSTPLKKGLMKGNGVGVIDSDYYSNPSNDGHIMMQLINVSKEPVIIQKGERIGQAVFQKFLLADDDFAGEERVSGFGSTGK
- a CDS encoding acyl-CoA dehydrogenase family protein encodes the protein MHLRLTDEQKMIQKTIRKFVEKELIPLENEVLRNEREGRPSLDPAVEKELQLKAKKAGFWGINTPTEYGGADLGQMMLAIIYMEISKTFVPFKFGGYADNILFYCNEEQKKKYLIPTINGDKKSCFAMTEPNAGSDTQNIKMTARRDGNEWVLNGEKTFITGGNEADFVMVIAITDKERHQKTGGRDGVTCFIVDREMGWKSEFIHTMGEWGPAGLVFDNVRVPEENILGELNGGYNLGLEWIGFARWIVGATAVGAAERLLQMAIDYSKERETFGKPIAERQAIQWQIADSAVEIEAAKWLVLNAAYTLDQGEDNRHLASMAKLYGSNMGNRVVDRVLQIHGGIGYTKELPIERWYREARLWRIYDGTDEIQRLIISRNLLKGHVKLGQYV
- a CDS encoding undecaprenyldiphospho-muramoylpentapeptide beta-N-acetylglucosaminyltransferase; this encodes MSKKTIVFTGGGSAGHVTPNIAIINELNKNDWDIHYIGSKKGIEKELINKIELPYYGISSGKLRRYIDFENIIDLFRVIKGCLDARKVLKKIKPSLVFSKGGFVSVPVIIAASTLKIPIFIHESDMTPGLANKISQRFATKIFTSFEEAKNYFPKNKTTVIGSPIRKELLNGSRQKGLQFLNFKSYIPILTIMGGSLGAKKINETVRESLQDLTKKYQIVHLCGKGNVDESLKNIQGYKQFEYVHDELADVLAASQMILTRGGSNAIFEFLALHKPMLIIPLTKNQSRGDQIVNANSFKEKGFALMLEEEDLTKKSLQESIEELQTKKDFFITKMKSSNQSYALDLLLEEINSN